The Streptomyces sp. NBC_01197 genome window below encodes:
- a CDS encoding DUF6716 putative glycosyltransferase: MQASTSDVLRVAVIADSDTRWKWGALTARRLSVGDARLSGFLLRGRATPTPRQLAEVGAGVDTAAVREVTGAEFLRAVEQDGYDVIVLALVGGAVQAMLHGLAALGSPAAGTAGEGAAAAGTAALSKSVRRPVVVTGYVGVVYEKLADGLLLRHGADVVLANSPHDAERFRAVYEGVGADASAVTGTALPFLGGAPYAGGPLKTVVFAAQPSVPASREGRTYLLRRLVEHARLHPDREVLLKLRSQPGEHTTHIEELPYQKLAEKLPGGLPANFRLVYGHMGDVLDRTDLLVTVSSTAALESLHRRIPTAVLTDLGIREALGNHHFLGSGCLASWDQLDAGASPEADPAWLTRQGVAAGGPPSGGGSDDTAFDAVRERVARLLLEPQLPPVEPYYTHVSAPGYLPGILARYRLDAAPAAETGGVRRVVRDAVRDAARGAYRHGVQRVAPVIRRMGEL; encoded by the coding sequence GTGCAAGCAAGTACCAGCGATGTTCTCCGCGTTGCCGTGATCGCCGATTCCGACACCCGTTGGAAATGGGGCGCGCTCACCGCACGCCGTCTCTCCGTAGGGGACGCCAGGCTCAGCGGCTTTCTGCTGCGCGGCCGGGCCACGCCCACCCCGCGCCAGCTCGCCGAGGTGGGCGCAGGTGTGGACACGGCCGCCGTCCGGGAGGTGACGGGGGCGGAGTTCCTCCGGGCCGTCGAGCAGGACGGCTACGACGTGATCGTCCTCGCACTCGTCGGCGGCGCGGTCCAGGCGATGCTGCACGGACTCGCCGCGCTCGGGAGCCCCGCAGCCGGCACCGCCGGGGAGGGGGCCGCCGCAGCCGGAACCGCCGCGCTCAGTAAGTCAGTAAGGCGGCCCGTCGTCGTCACCGGCTATGTCGGGGTGGTCTACGAGAAGCTGGCCGACGGTCTCCTGCTGCGGCACGGCGCCGACGTGGTCCTCGCCAACTCGCCGCACGACGCGGAACGGTTCCGCGCGGTGTACGAGGGGGTGGGCGCCGACGCGTCCGCCGTGACCGGGACCGCGCTGCCCTTCCTGGGCGGGGCGCCGTACGCCGGGGGTCCGTTGAAGACCGTCGTCTTCGCCGCTCAGCCCTCCGTCCCCGCCTCCCGCGAGGGCCGGACGTATCTGCTGCGCCGCCTGGTCGAACACGCCCGGCTGCACCCGGACCGTGAGGTGCTGCTCAAACTCCGGTCCCAGCCCGGCGAGCACACCACGCACATCGAGGAACTGCCCTACCAGAAGCTGGCCGAGAAGCTCCCCGGCGGGCTGCCCGCCAACTTCCGGCTGGTGTACGGGCACATGGGCGATGTGCTGGACCGTACGGACCTGCTGGTCACGGTCTCCTCGACCGCGGCTCTGGAGTCCCTGCACCGGCGCATCCCCACCGCTGTTCTCACCGACCTCGGTATCCGCGAGGCGCTCGGCAACCACCACTTTCTCGGCTCGGGCTGCCTCGCCTCATGGGACCAGCTGGACGCCGGCGCGAGCCCGGAGGCCGATCCCGCCTGGCTGACCCGGCAGGGGGTGGCGGCTGGGGGACCACCCTCCGGGGGAGGCTCGGACGACACCGCCTTCGACGCCGTACGAGAACGGGTCGCGCGACTGCTCCTGGAGCCTCAACTCCCGCCTGTAGAGCCCTACTACACCCACGTCTCCGCGCCCGGATACCTCCCCGGCATCCTCGCCCGCTACCGCCTGGACGCCGCCCCGGCCGCCGAGACCGGCGGGGTACGGCGAGTCGTGCGCGACGCCGTACGGGACGCGGCGCGCGGGGCGTACCGCCACGGCGTCCAGCGCGTGGCCCCCGTCATCCGCCGCATGGGAGAACTGTGA
- a CDS encoding glycosyltransferase family 2 protein — MVKLSVIVPFYNVQTYAPDTLRSLRANARDDFEFLLVDDCSTDGTPEILERAERELPGAVLLKHRENGGLATARNTGLDAASGEYITFLDGDDWLAPGYYERLLADMEALGCDFVRTDHVQCMGSTRTVHRVPYGRRGEVTVPREVILPADRSTPVDYAYAWAGMYHRRLLDRGLLHFTHGLRTAEDRPWIWRLHREAESFAVLGLLGMFYRRGVASSLTQIGDVRQLDFIRAFDQVIDETSKDPEADLLLPKAVRTYCAIISHHLGSIERFEPAVARKLRTLSAAALKRMPQDLLSDALDSMDTARASRLRRLRRRPASLTTEAAA, encoded by the coding sequence GTGGTTAAGCTCTCCGTCATCGTGCCGTTCTACAACGTGCAGACATACGCCCCCGACACCCTCAGAAGCCTCCGCGCGAACGCACGCGACGACTTCGAGTTCCTGCTCGTCGACGACTGTTCGACGGACGGGACCCCGGAGATCCTCGAACGTGCGGAGCGCGAGCTTCCCGGGGCCGTCCTGCTGAAACACCGGGAGAACGGAGGACTCGCCACCGCCCGCAACACCGGGCTCGACGCGGCGAGCGGCGAATACATCACCTTCCTGGACGGGGACGACTGGCTCGCCCCCGGGTACTACGAGCGGCTGCTCGCCGACATGGAGGCGCTGGGCTGCGACTTCGTCCGCACCGACCATGTGCAGTGCATGGGCAGCACGCGTACGGTCCACCGGGTCCCGTACGGCAGGCGCGGCGAGGTCACCGTTCCGCGCGAGGTGATTCTGCCCGCCGACCGCTCCACCCCGGTCGACTACGCGTACGCCTGGGCCGGTATGTACCACCGCAGGCTGCTGGACCGCGGGCTGCTGCACTTCACCCACGGGCTGCGCACCGCCGAAGACCGCCCGTGGATCTGGCGGCTGCACAGGGAAGCGGAGTCATTCGCCGTACTCGGGCTGCTGGGAATGTTCTACCGGCGCGGTGTCGCCTCGTCCCTCACACAGATCGGCGACGTGCGCCAGCTCGATTTCATCCGCGCATTCGACCAGGTTATCGACGAAACATCGAAAGACCCGGAAGCCGATCTCCTTCTTCCCAAGGCCGTGCGCACCTATTGCGCGATTATTTCGCACCACTTGGGCTCCATCGAAAGGTTCGAACCAGCCGTGGCACGTAAATTGCGGACGCTCAGCGCGGCCGCGCTGAAACGGATGCCGCAGGATCTGCTGAGCGACGCGCTCGACTCGATGGACACCGCGCGCGCCTCGCGTCTGCGGCGGCTGCGCCGCCGTCCGGCCTCGCTGACGACGGAGGCCGCAGCGTGA
- a CDS encoding acyltransferase family protein, with the protein MPTARTGPGRTARAGGRLRALDGLRLVAALMVAAYHYGGRDGDISRAWGGSPRHQFPTLSEWFAYGCLGVQIFFVISGFVICMSGWGRPLRSFFASRVSRLYPAYWAAIVIVTATFALPWVAYRTVSPSDALVNLTMLQQPVGAERVLGVCWTLWAELRFYALFALCVVLPGANRQRVLVFCGVWTLAAAITDAVHQPMLSMVLMPEYAPFFIGGIGLYLLHRDRLDVIAWGVVGVSWAIGQHYAVAGLWHRADPAFFSYRHTMVIVAVVTLGFVLVGAVALGFFRWADWRWLTVAGALTYPFYLVHEHLGWVVVAVLHRKLGIPSYGTLVLTVALMLGLAWLLNRYVENRLTPVLRGALSRRVSSTGSG; encoded by the coding sequence ATGCCCACCGCGCGTACCGGCCCCGGTCGGACCGCCCGCGCGGGCGGCCGGCTGCGCGCGCTCGACGGACTGCGGCTGGTCGCCGCCCTGATGGTCGCCGCGTACCACTACGGCGGCCGGGACGGCGACATCAGCAGGGCCTGGGGCGGGTCGCCGCGCCACCAGTTCCCGACACTCTCCGAGTGGTTCGCCTACGGCTGTCTCGGTGTGCAGATCTTCTTCGTCATCAGCGGTTTCGTGATCTGCATGAGCGGCTGGGGCCGGCCGCTGCGCTCCTTCTTCGCCTCCCGGGTCTCCCGCCTCTACCCGGCGTACTGGGCGGCGATCGTGATCGTCACGGCGACGTTCGCACTCCCCTGGGTCGCGTACCGGACGGTCTCGCCCAGCGACGCGCTGGTAAACCTCACCATGCTCCAGCAGCCGGTCGGCGCCGAGCGGGTCCTCGGTGTGTGCTGGACCCTCTGGGCCGAGCTGCGCTTCTACGCGCTCTTCGCCCTCTGCGTGGTGCTGCCCGGCGCCAACCGGCAGCGAGTCCTGGTCTTCTGCGGGGTGTGGACCCTGGCCGCCGCGATCACCGACGCGGTGCATCAGCCGATGCTGAGCATGGTGCTGATGCCGGAGTACGCGCCGTTCTTCATCGGCGGGATCGGTCTCTACCTCCTGCACCGCGACCGGCTGGACGTCATCGCCTGGGGCGTCGTCGGCGTCAGCTGGGCGATCGGCCAGCACTACGCGGTCGCCGGTCTGTGGCACCGGGCCGATCCGGCGTTCTTCTCCTACCGGCACACCATGGTGATCGTCGCCGTGGTCACGCTGGGCTTCGTGCTGGTCGGCGCGGTGGCACTCGGTTTCTTCCGCTGGGCCGACTGGCGCTGGCTGACGGTCGCCGGGGCGCTCACGTACCCCTTCTACCTGGTGCACGAGCATCTGGGCTGGGTAGTGGTGGCCGTACTCCACCGGAAGCTGGGGATCCCCTCGTACGGCACGCTCGTTCTGACCGTCGCGCTGATGCTGGGGCTGGCCTGGCTGCTCAACCGCTACGTCGAGAACAGGCTGACGCCGGTACTGCGCGGGGCGCTGTCCAGGAGGGTCAGTTCCACGGGGAGCGGGTGA
- a CDS encoding AAA family ATPase, whose product MLEKPARVLARDREWRVLNQFLAADDPQLRLGLLSGRRRYGKSFLLRALTEQAGGLYLSAVREEGRIAALERATAAVAAYAGLPEAEVRIGDWERILTTALDQVARRAELPLLVIDELPYLLEHSPEMPGILQKLYDDSQAGSPGDPVRGRIILCGSAMSVMHELLSGTQPLRGRAALDMRLTAFDYRTARELWSVDDPNVALRLHAVLGGAPGYRQLVATGTPDSVATFDTWVMENLLSPDIGVFTRTETEYLLREDPRITRRTLYYDVLTAIARGASSPAKIGGLVGRERTALAHPLNVLESSGYVVREADVLRGRNTSIKLADPVIRFNQLIAVPRADLVDRGRADQAWRASAATFQSKILGPHFEDLARQWTGHYAHELLPGLELGAIGTTVVSGPRAKTAHEVDVVALDLDSRPQQPGARIRLLGEAKATIDRRSLHDLTRLEHIRTLLASQGYNTEGAVLTLFSLNGFFPDLVRTADQRKDVALVGLDALYGGTRHV is encoded by the coding sequence TTGCTGGAGAAGCCCGCCAGGGTGCTCGCCCGTGATCGCGAATGGCGAGTCCTGAACCAATTCCTGGCAGCCGACGACCCGCAACTGCGACTGGGACTGCTCTCCGGCCGCAGGCGTTACGGCAAGTCCTTCCTCCTTCGCGCACTGACAGAACAGGCCGGCGGGCTGTATCTGAGCGCCGTACGGGAAGAGGGCCGCATCGCCGCACTCGAACGCGCCACTGCCGCTGTCGCCGCATACGCCGGTCTACCGGAAGCCGAAGTCCGGATCGGTGACTGGGAACGGATACTGACGACGGCGCTCGACCAGGTCGCGCGGCGGGCGGAGCTGCCTCTGCTCGTGATTGACGAGTTGCCCTACCTGCTGGAGCACTCGCCGGAGATGCCCGGCATCCTGCAGAAGCTGTATGACGACTCCCAGGCCGGCAGCCCGGGCGACCCCGTCCGGGGGCGGATCATCCTCTGCGGTTCAGCGATGAGCGTCATGCACGAGTTGCTTTCGGGCACCCAGCCGCTCCGAGGCCGGGCCGCCCTGGACATGCGGCTCACGGCCTTCGACTACCGGACCGCGAGAGAGCTCTGGTCGGTCGACGACCCGAATGTGGCACTCCGGCTGCATGCCGTCCTCGGCGGCGCACCTGGCTACCGGCAATTGGTCGCCACCGGCACACCCGACTCCGTGGCCACGTTCGACACATGGGTCATGGAGAATCTTCTGAGCCCGGACATCGGCGTCTTCACCCGCACCGAGACCGAGTATCTGCTGCGTGAGGACCCCCGCATCACCCGCCGTACGCTCTACTACGACGTGCTGACGGCGATTGCACGCGGGGCATCGTCTCCAGCGAAGATCGGCGGCCTGGTCGGCAGGGAACGCACTGCTCTGGCCCACCCCCTGAACGTGCTGGAGAGCTCCGGGTACGTCGTGAGGGAGGCTGACGTCCTCCGAGGCCGCAACACCAGCATCAAGCTCGCGGATCCGGTGATCCGCTTCAATCAGCTGATCGCGGTTCCGCGGGCCGACCTCGTCGATCGCGGGCGTGCCGATCAGGCGTGGCGGGCGTCCGCTGCCACATTCCAGTCGAAGATTCTCGGGCCGCATTTCGAAGACCTGGCCCGCCAGTGGACCGGGCACTACGCCCACGAGCTGCTGCCCGGACTGGAGTTGGGAGCGATCGGTACCACCGTGGTTTCCGGCCCCAGGGCGAAGACCGCGCACGAGGTCGACGTCGTCGCGCTCGATCTGGACAGTCGGCCGCAACAGCCCGGCGCCCGTATCCGTCTCCTCGGTGAAGCCAAGGCGACGATCGACCGCCGGAGCCTGCACGATCTCACCCGGCTGGAACACATCCGGACTCTGCTGGCCTCACAGGGCTACAACACAGAGGGCGCGGTACTGACGCTGTTCTCCCTGAACGGCTTCTTCCCCGACCTGGTCCGGACCGCCGACCAGCGAAAGGATGTAGCCCTGGTGGGCCTCGACGCCCTGTACGGCGGCACGCGCCACGTTTGA
- a CDS encoding alpha-2,8-polysialyltransferase family protein, translating into MTTSPARGTDTPHAARTPRTTQIFYASTLYGAATLAAAIDSGCFDSADRRLLLVSNNAAIPETTPALDAMPGFEQLRHRFDGVLSWNDTIEPLHPGGWSPRTDDIPLWERQLRLLWDLGDDRIELAVESVQVNPAQALALLFQDAPVTVYADGLMSYGPTRNKIDPLIGTRIRRLLHLDLVPGLKPLLLAEFGAEPEIVPDAAFRKVLGELAESVTSLPECAEPPALLLGQYLSALEILTPQEEEDLHVRMLRGAVALGHRTVVFKPHPTAPARWSRLLEREAEQLGAELTVLDEPLLAETLYERTHPALVVGCFSTALLTASAFYGIPVARTGTELLLDRLAPYQNSNRVPVTIVDALLPALEDAGAPAGAASADDLPGLVAAVGFAMQPQLRPDLRPAAEAYLSRHLDAHTWRYFKRRRLTVLGLPGALPAQLAFIPRNATVRRVARRARSLKRVALG; encoded by the coding sequence GTGACGACGTCGCCCGCCCGTGGAACCGATACGCCCCACGCAGCCCGTACACCCCGCACGACGCAGATCTTCTACGCCTCCACGCTGTACGGAGCCGCCACCCTGGCCGCCGCGATCGACAGCGGCTGCTTCGACTCCGCCGACCGGCGACTGCTGCTGGTCAGCAACAACGCGGCGATCCCGGAGACCACTCCCGCGCTGGACGCGATGCCCGGTTTCGAGCAGCTGCGCCACCGGTTCGACGGCGTGCTCTCCTGGAACGACACCATCGAACCGCTGCACCCGGGCGGCTGGTCGCCGCGCACCGACGACATTCCGCTGTGGGAACGGCAGTTGAGGCTCCTCTGGGACCTCGGTGACGACCGGATCGAGCTGGCGGTCGAGTCCGTCCAGGTCAACCCGGCGCAGGCGCTGGCCCTGCTCTTCCAGGACGCGCCGGTCACGGTGTACGCGGACGGGCTGATGTCGTACGGCCCGACGCGCAACAAGATCGATCCGTTGATCGGCACCAGGATCCGGCGGCTGCTCCATCTGGACCTGGTGCCCGGTCTGAAGCCGCTGCTGCTCGCCGAGTTCGGGGCCGAGCCGGAGATCGTGCCGGACGCCGCCTTCCGCAAGGTACTGGGCGAGCTGGCCGAGTCCGTGACGAGCCTGCCCGAGTGCGCGGAGCCTCCGGCGCTGCTGCTCGGCCAGTACCTCTCGGCGCTGGAGATCCTCACTCCGCAGGAGGAGGAGGACCTCCATGTACGGATGCTGCGCGGGGCGGTCGCGCTCGGCCACCGCACGGTCGTGTTCAAGCCGCACCCGACGGCGCCGGCCCGCTGGTCGCGGCTGCTGGAGCGGGAGGCGGAGCAGCTGGGCGCCGAGCTGACCGTACTGGACGAGCCGTTGCTCGCCGAGACACTGTACGAACGGACGCACCCGGCGCTGGTGGTCGGCTGCTTCTCCACCGCGCTGCTGACGGCGAGCGCCTTCTACGGGATCCCGGTCGCCCGCACCGGTACCGAGCTGCTGCTGGACCGGCTCGCCCCGTACCAGAACAGCAACCGGGTCCCGGTGACCATCGTCGACGCACTGCTGCCAGCGCTGGAGGACGCCGGAGCCCCGGCCGGGGCCGCGTCCGCCGACGATCTGCCGGGGCTCGTCGCCGCCGTCGGCTTCGCGATGCAGCCGCAGCTGCGGCCCGATCTGCGTCCGGCGGCCGAGGCGTACCTGAGCCGCCACCTGGACGCCCACACCTGGCGCTACTTCAAGCGTCGCCGGCTGACCGTGCTGGGGCTGCCGGGCGCGCTGCCGGCCCAGCTCGCCTTCATCCCGCGCAACGCGACGGTACGACGGGTGGCCCGGCGGGCCCGCTCCCTCAAGAGAGTCGCGCTCGGATGA
- a CDS encoding amidohydrolase, with translation MSRESDADQPGDADGASDASGSGGAGAPVLAGAAGAALPGVLPADLRAELIAFRRDLHRHPELGNQEFRTTAALKARLELAGLAPRVLSIGTGLICDIGVDGVDEAGGIGEAAPRRMLALRADIDALPIPDTKTDCDYRSTVPGMAHACGHDVHTTVVLGAGLVLARLHRAGQLPHPVRLIFQPAEEVLPGGAPDAIEAGVLEGVGRILAVHCDPKVDAGRVALRTGAITSACDRLEVSLDGPGGHTARPHLTTDLVTAAAKVVSEVPALLARRVDARAGLAVTWGRIEAGHACNVIPQHAELSGTVRCLDLAAWRAAPDLVHAAIAEVADLHRAKSEINYVRGVPPVVNDGAMNELLRDAMTARRGPHAIEEAEQSLGGEDFSWYLEQVPGAMARLGVRTPGDSARGDLHRGDFDPDEASVEVGVELFTAAALLDGHRL, from the coding sequence ATGTCCCGTGAGTCCGATGCCGACCAGCCCGGTGACGCCGACGGCGCCAGTGATGCCAGCGGAAGCGGTGGTGCCGGGGCCCCCGTCCTTGCCGGTGCGGCCGGTGCGGCTCTGCCCGGTGTGCTGCCCGCCGACCTCCGTGCCGAACTGATCGCCTTCCGGCGTGATCTGCACCGGCACCCGGAGCTGGGGAATCAGGAGTTCCGTACCACTGCCGCCCTCAAGGCGCGCCTGGAGCTGGCCGGGCTCGCGCCCCGCGTGCTCAGCATCGGGACCGGCCTCATCTGCGACATCGGCGTCGACGGTGTTGATGAGGCCGGTGGTATTGGTGAGGCGGCCCCCCGCCGCATGCTCGCCCTCCGCGCCGACATCGACGCGCTGCCCATCCCCGACACCAAGACCGACTGCGACTACCGCTCCACCGTGCCCGGGATGGCCCACGCCTGCGGGCACGACGTGCATACCACCGTCGTGCTCGGCGCCGGTCTGGTGCTCGCCCGGCTGCACCGTGCCGGTCAGCTGCCCCACCCCGTACGGCTGATCTTCCAGCCCGCAGAGGAAGTGCTCCCGGGCGGCGCTCCCGACGCCATCGAGGCCGGGGTGCTCGAAGGGGTCGGCCGGATTCTCGCCGTGCACTGCGACCCCAAGGTCGACGCCGGGCGGGTCGCGCTGCGGACCGGGGCCATCACCTCCGCCTGCGACCGGCTCGAAGTCAGTCTGGACGGGCCCGGCGGGCACACCGCGCGCCCCCACCTCACCACCGATCTGGTGACCGCCGCCGCCAAGGTCGTGTCCGAGGTACCCGCATTGCTGGCCCGCCGGGTCGACGCCCGGGCCGGGCTCGCCGTGACCTGGGGGCGGATCGAGGCCGGCCACGCCTGCAACGTCATCCCGCAGCACGCCGAACTCTCCGGCACCGTGCGCTGCCTGGACCTGGCAGCCTGGCGGGCCGCCCCCGATCTGGTGCACGCGGCCATCGCCGAGGTGGCCGACCTGCACCGGGCCAAGTCGGAGATCAACTACGTACGCGGGGTGCCGCCCGTCGTCAATGACGGCGCCATGAACGAGCTGCTGCGCGACGCCATGACCGCGCGCCGCGGACCGCACGCGATCGAGGAAGCCGAGCAGAGCCTGGGCGGCGAGGACTTCTCCTGGTACCTGGAGCAGGTGCCGGGCGCGATGGCCAGGCTCGGTGTGCGGACTCCCGGCGACAGCGCCCGAGGCGACCTGCACCGGGGGGACTTCGACCCCGACGAGGCGTCGGTCGAGGTCGGCGTGGAGCTGTTCACGGCGGCCGCGTTGCTGGATGGACACCGGCTGTAG
- a CDS encoding signal peptidase II gives MTNPVPDLEPKGKRRTPLLLGVAGVAYALDLGSKLAVVAKLENHPPVKVIGGWLELNAMRNPGAAFGIGGATTILFTVIAVAIALVIVRMARKLYSGPWAIALGLLLGGALGNLTDRLFRSPGGLRGAVVDFIAVRDFSVMNLADWAISCGGALMVILAFRGRGLDGTVTGSERQPETDAG, from the coding sequence GTGACGAATCCGGTGCCGGACCTGGAGCCGAAGGGCAAGCGGCGCACCCCTCTGCTGCTCGGCGTGGCAGGGGTCGCGTACGCGCTCGACCTGGGCAGCAAGCTGGCCGTGGTCGCGAAGCTGGAGAACCACCCGCCCGTCAAGGTGATCGGCGGCTGGCTGGAGCTGAACGCGATGCGCAATCCCGGCGCGGCCTTCGGCATCGGCGGGGCGACCACCATTCTGTTCACGGTGATCGCGGTGGCCATCGCCCTGGTGATCGTCCGCATGGCGCGCAAGCTGTACAGCGGCCCGTGGGCGATCGCGCTCGGACTGCTGCTCGGCGGTGCGCTCGGCAACCTGACCGACCGCCTCTTCCGCTCCCCGGGCGGCCTGCGCGGAGCGGTCGTCGACTTCATCGCGGTCCGCGACTTCAGCGTGATGAACCTGGCCGACTGGGCGATCTCCTGCGGCGGCGCCCTGATGGTGATTCTGGCCTTCCGGGGCAGGGGGCTGGACGGCACGGTCACCGGCAGCGAGCGGCAGCCGGAAACCGACGCCGGCTGA
- a CDS encoding acylneuraminate cytidylyltransferase, producing MQPAESTQPAAPAKAPRVLAVIPARGGSKGVPAKNLEPVGGVPLVARAVRACLGARQVTDVAVSTDDERIATAAREAGADVVLRPAEIAGDTATSEAAVLHALDAYPGTDVVLLVQCTSPFLTSAEIDGVAAAVATGGADTALTVAPTHGFIWREEQRADADGGGTDTTGVNHDKAFRPRRQDRPQDYLETGAAYAMNAGGFRAARHRFFGETALVRTDPARVLEIDDPHDLARARALAPLLDVRTLPGRDDVDAVVLDFDGTQTDDRVLIDADGHEFVAVHRGDGLGVAALRDSTDLKILILSTEQNPVVAARARKLRVPVLHGIDRKDLALKQWCEEQGVAPERVLYVGNDVNDLPCFGLVGWPVAVAQAHDAVRGAARAVTTTPGGEGAIREIAAWLLGPTLNK from the coding sequence GTGCAGCCCGCTGAGTCCACGCAGCCCGCGGCACCGGCCAAGGCCCCCCGGGTGCTGGCCGTGATCCCGGCTCGCGGAGGATCGAAGGGCGTGCCGGCCAAGAACCTCGAACCGGTCGGCGGCGTACCGCTGGTGGCCCGCGCGGTCCGCGCCTGTCTGGGCGCACGCCAGGTCACCGACGTCGCCGTGTCGACGGACGACGAGCGGATCGCGACGGCGGCACGCGAGGCCGGCGCCGACGTGGTGCTGCGCCCCGCCGAGATCGCCGGGGACACGGCGACCAGCGAGGCCGCCGTGCTGCATGCGCTCGACGCGTACCCCGGAACGGATGTCGTGCTGCTCGTGCAGTGCACCAGCCCTTTCCTCACCAGCGCGGAGATCGACGGGGTGGCGGCCGCGGTCGCCACGGGCGGCGCGGACACCGCGCTCACCGTCGCCCCCACGCACGGCTTCATCTGGCGCGAGGAGCAGCGCGCCGACGCCGACGGCGGAGGTACGGACACCACCGGGGTCAACCACGACAAGGCGTTCCGCCCCCGCCGACAGGACCGCCCGCAGGACTATCTGGAGACCGGCGCGGCGTACGCCATGAACGCCGGGGGCTTCCGCGCCGCCCGGCACCGCTTCTTCGGCGAGACCGCCCTGGTCCGTACCGATCCGGCCCGCGTGCTGGAGATCGACGACCCGCACGACCTGGCCCGCGCCCGCGCCCTCGCGCCGCTCCTGGACGTCCGTACGCTGCCGGGCCGCGACGACGTCGACGCCGTCGTCCTGGACTTCGACGGCACCCAGACCGACGACCGCGTCCTCATCGACGCGGACGGCCACGAGTTCGTCGCAGTCCACCGCGGCGACGGCCTCGGTGTCGCAGCGCTCCGCGACTCCACGGACCTCAAGATCCTGATCCTCTCCACCGAGCAGAACCCGGTCGTCGCGGCCCGCGCCCGCAAGCTGCGGGTGCCCGTGCTGCACGGCATCGACCGCAAGGACCTCGCACTCAAGCAGTGGTGCGAAGAACAGGGTGTCGCGCCCGAGCGCGTGCTCTACGTCGGCAACGACGTGAACGACCTGCCGTGCTTCGGCCTCGTCGGGTGGCCCGTCGCGGTCGCCCAGGCCCACGACGCCGTACGCGGCGCCGCACGCGCGGTCACCACCACCCCCGGCGGCGAGGGCGCGATCCGCGAGATCGCCGCCTGGCTCCTGGGCCCCACCCTCAACAAGTAA
- a CDS encoding N-acetylneuraminate synthase family protein: MSTTRLRTLGTKTAGPGHPVYITGEIGINHNGELDNALALIDIAAEAGCDAVKFQKRTPEICTPRDQWDIERDTPWGRMTYIDYRHRVEFGETEYRAISDHCAKRGIDWFASPWDTEAVAFLEKFDVPAHKVASASLTDDELLRSLRATGRTVILSTGMSTPKQIRHAVEVLGSDNILLCHATSTYPAKAEELNLRVINTLQGEYPNVPIGYSGHETGLQTTLAAVALGAAFVERHITLDRAMWGSDQAASVEPQGLTRLVRDIRTIEASLGDGVKKVYESELAPMKKLRRVAGVVAEGADREPASV; this comes from the coding sequence ATGAGCACCACCCGCCTCCGTACCCTCGGCACCAAGACCGCGGGCCCCGGCCACCCCGTCTACATCACCGGCGAGATCGGCATCAACCACAACGGTGAGCTGGACAACGCCCTCGCTCTGATCGACATCGCCGCCGAAGCCGGCTGCGACGCGGTCAAGTTCCAGAAGCGCACGCCGGAGATCTGCACCCCGCGCGACCAGTGGGACATCGAGCGCGACACCCCCTGGGGCCGGATGACGTACATCGACTACCGCCACCGCGTCGAGTTCGGCGAGACCGAGTACCGGGCCATCTCCGACCACTGCGCCAAGCGCGGCATCGACTGGTTCGCCTCCCCGTGGGACACCGAGGCCGTCGCGTTCCTGGAGAAGTTCGACGTACCGGCGCACAAGGTCGCCTCCGCCTCGCTCACCGACGACGAGCTGCTGCGCTCGCTGCGTGCCACCGGCCGTACGGTGATCCTCTCCACCGGTATGTCGACCCCGAAGCAGATCCGGCACGCGGTCGAGGTGCTCGGCAGCGACAACATCCTGCTCTGCCACGCCACTTCGACGTATCCGGCCAAGGCCGAGGAGCTGAACCTGCGCGTCATCAACACGCTCCAGGGCGAGTACCCGAACGTCCCGATCGGCTACAGCGGCCACGAGACCGGCCTCCAGACCACCCTGGCCGCGGTCGCGCTCGGCGCGGCGTTCGTCGAGCGCCACATCACCCTGGACCGCGCCATGTGGGGCTCCGACCAGGCGGCGTCCGTCGAGCCGCAGGGCCTCACGCGCCTCGTCCGCGACATCCGCACCATCGAGGCGTCGCTCGGTGACGGCGTCAAGAAGGTCTACGAGTCGGAGCTGGCCCCCATGAAGAAGCTGCGCCGCGTCGCGGGCGTCGTCGCCGAGGGCGCGGACCGCGAGCCCGCGTCGGTCTGA